In the genome of Fibrobacter sp. UWEL, the window AAATAGGATGTGGAAACTCCACTTTTTGTTTATAGGGCCCTAAACGGGCCTTTTTTCATGAATTATTGATTTTACAGAACGAAACTTACATCTTCTTCGCTCATGGCAGTTGGCAATATCTGTAGCCATACCATTTCCGTAATTTTTAACAATATCAGCCTGCCACATCAAGTGACGAAAAGCCCCTCTAGAAGAAGACCGATCATCTGCAGAGAGTGGAATAACTTCAGAAAAATGAATTGCCCTATTTGTGCTACTAGACAAAGGCGGCATCCCATCAACCCCAACATTCCAAGCAATAGATGGATGAAGCATGCCAAGACTAGCAAGACATGTTTTCTGCATCCGCTTCAAAGGGTTACTTGCAGAAGGAATAACAGAACTTTTCATATAGTCTACACCTGTTTTATCAGGAACAACGGAACTAGGAGTCCTAATAAGTTTCTGTAAGCTTAATGAATCAGGACCCGCAAGGAATTCTCCATCGAGTCTTCTCTTGGGATCAAGAATTTCACCAGGAATCCCCAAATCTTTAAAATTGTAGGGAAATTGTTCAAAAGAACCTTCTTTTTCAATAGTCATATGACACTCCTTTTATAATCTCTATCATATCCTGCTAGAGAGTTTAAGTTTGAAGACGAAAGAATGCGAAGACAGAATCTCCCAAGAAACATTCTTTCTGTTATCAACTAATAAGCGAAGCCTATTTAGCCATAAAGAGACTATTAAACAAACCAAGCTAACTTCAAAAAAAAATACCAGCAGGTTCTTCCCGCTGGTATTTTTTTTGTTCGTCTTGTATAAGCGTTCTTACTCGAACAGGTCCGGATGTTCCTGCATTTCTGTGAGCTGGATCTGGTGGAGTACGGCACGGCCTTGGGAGAGGCTAGCCTGCACATCGATGAGACGCTGGTTCTTGGAACCGCGATACTTGAGGGAAAGGCAACGCTGTGCCATAACAAAAGGACCATCCACCAGCATGTCCGCGAAAGTGAGAAGTTCAAGCATGTGGGGATACTTTTCCTTGTGGGCTACAATAGCTTCAAAAACAAATCCCGTAAAGATGACAAGATTCAGGCCACGTTCCTTGATTTCTCGGGCCAGCGGCACAAGGGTTTCCGCCTGGAACATAGGGTCGCCACCGCTAAAGGTAACGCCATCCAGCAGCGGGTTTTCCTCAATCATGGAAAGCACTTCGGAAAGGGAAATCTCATGGCCGCCGTTAAAATCGTGAGTCTGGGGATTATGACAGCCAGGACAATTGTGAGTACAGCCCTGAGTAAAGATAGAGAAGCGAATTCCAGGACCATCTACGAAGGATTCAGACTCAATACCTGCTATGCGAAGTTTCTTACCCTCAAAGCCCTCCGGCGTGGGGAACTGCACTTCATGCAAACCTTGTTCTTCCAAATCATCAATATTCTGAAAACCCATCTTACTCTCTTCTCTTTCGATA includes:
- the nrdG gene encoding anaerobic ribonucleoside-triphosphate reductase activating protein gives rise to the protein MGFQNIDDLEEQGLHEVQFPTPEGFEGKKLRIAGIESESFVDGPGIRFSIFTQGCTHNCPGCHNPQTHDFNGGHEISLSEVLSMIEENPLLDGVTFSGGDPMFQAETLVPLAREIKERGLNLVIFTGFVFEAIVAHKEKYPHMLELLTFADMLVDGPFVMAQRCLSLKYRGSKNQRLIDVQASLSQGRAVLHQIQLTEMQEHPDLFE